A segment of the Bacillus pseudomycoides genome:
CCGTACAACTTTCATAATTCGTCTCCTTTTTTCATTTAGTATGGCACGAGGTGTATTTCATATACAAAAAAAAGCTTAGCAATGTGCTAAGCTACGATTTTGACAGTTCCTGCAAGGAGCCAAAGAATAAGTCTGCTTCATTCATTTGTTCATTTTCCTCAGAAAGGGTTGGTAAATCATCTAATGTTTGAAGTCCAAACGTATCTAAAAATTCTTTCGTCGTGCCATATAAAATAGGACGCCCTGGTCCTTCGGCTCGGCCCGTTTCTTTTATTAATAAGTGCGAGACTAATGTTTGCAATGCTCGATCTGTTTTTACACCACGAATCTCTTCTATTTCTGTTCTTGTAATTGGCTGACGATAGGCAACAATCGCCAACGTTTCAAGAGCAGCCTGTGAAAGAGATGCTGCTGTTGGTGTATCCATTAATTTTTGATAATAAGGCGCATGTTCTTTTTTTGTGACAAGGCGATATATTTTTGCAAATTGTACAATTTGCAAGCCTCGCTGCAGCTCTTCACATTCCCTTTGCATTTCCTCGATAATCTGAATTACATCTTTCACTTCAATCTCAAGTACTTTTGCAATTTGTTCCGGATAAACCCCTTCATCACCCGCAACAAATAAAAGTCCCTCAATAATTGCCATCTGTTCTTTTCTGTCCAACATACAATCTCCTTTCTCATATCTTTTCGTGCAAAAATATCCACGACAAAAACCGAATCACAGTATATTGCGTCCGGTCCAACATTCCTTCTACTGTTCCAAACAAAATCATGTAAAACTACGATCAGTGGAGTTACTTCCACTGATCATTCGTCTTGACTAATCAAATACTTACTGCTAATTTTCATTACAATCTTGAAACAGGGGTTTACTAAGATTTAGAGCGAGTCAAAAAGATTTCATCAAAATTGTGTTCCTGCTCAATAACAATCTGCTGGTTTTTCATCAGTTCGAGTATGGCTAAAAACGTTACAACCATTACTTCACGCTCTTCATCAACAAATAAATCATAAAAGCTTTGGCGTCCTTCTGCTATTTCTAATTTCTGTAAAATATCACTCATACGTTGTTCAATCGGTATTTCTTGACGGGTAATTCTCGTTGTTACTGGACGTTTTGATTTTTTTCGACGCATAAGTTTTTGAAATGCTGCTAACATATCATATAGTTTGACATCGAGAGGTAAATTCGTCTCCTCTT
Coding sequences within it:
- the scpB gene encoding SMC-Scp complex subunit ScpB, with protein sequence MDRKEQMAIIEGLLFVAGDEGVYPEQIAKVLEIEVKDVIQIIEEMQRECEELQRGLQIVQFAKIYRLVTKKEHAPYYQKLMDTPTAASLSQAALETLAIVAYRQPITRTEIEEIRGVKTDRALQTLVSHLLIKETGRAEGPGRPILYGTTKEFLDTFGLQTLDDLPTLSEENEQMNEADLFFGSLQELSKS